Proteins encoded within one genomic window of Setaria italica strain Yugu1 chromosome IV, Setaria_italica_v2.0, whole genome shotgun sequence:
- the LOC101767594 gene encoding uncharacterized protein LOC101767594, producing the protein MTGKAKPKKHTAKEIAAKIDAATTNRGGGKAGQADRLGQDKGGHAKLACPLCRTSAPDIKSMQIHHEARHPKLPFEPEKLLNLHSSTPVASEATSSNSKPKPGIRGSLKK; encoded by the coding sequence ATGACGGGCAAGGCGAAGCCTAAGAAGCACACGGCGAAGGAGATCGCCGCGAAGATCGACGCGGCGACGACGAACCGTGGCGGCGGGAAGGCGGGGCAGGCGGACCGGCTGGGGCAGGACAAGGGCGGCCACGCGAAGCTGGCCTGCCCGCTCTGCCGCACCTCGGCGCCCGACATCAAGTCGATGCAGATCCACCACGAGGCGCGCCACCCCAAGCTCCCCTTCGAGCCGGAGAAGCTCCTCAACCTCCACTCCTCCACCCCCGTCGCATCGGAGGCCACCTCCTCCAACTCCAAGCCCAAGCCCGGCATCCGCGGCAGCCTCAAGAAGTAG